The Pseudobythopirellula maris DNA segment CGCCCGCGCGGCGGGAGCGGCCCAAGCGGCTCCGCCCAACAGGGCCCCAGCGAAGAGAAGAAAGCAACAGCGCGACGGTTGGCTTGCAGACATGCGTGGCCTATCCCCTGCGATTGATCTATGGCGAGAAGAGCGCGCCCGGCGGGGCGCCGCGTCTCATGATAGCCAAGATTGAGCGCCGGGGGCGCCGCTGGCGGAAGGCTCAGATCTTGCGCATCAACACGCCGCTGAACCGGTGCAGCTGGCCGATCACCGCGCGGTCGATCAGCCGCACGAGCAGCCGCACGCGGGCGAGCGGGGTCCGCTTGAAGACCATCACGAGATACTCGCTCTCGAACGGCTCGGTGTGCAACAGCCCCACGCCGCTCGGCGCAAGGTCGCAGGTGACCATCGAGACCGCGTCGCCATTGGGCACACCGTGCTCGTCACACGGGGCAACCAGCACCTCGGTCGTGAGCGGGTAACGCCCTTCGCGACGTCGGCTGATGACCGGGCTCTCGAGCGCATCGAGCAAGAAGCTCAACCCGCCCGAAGCGTCGGCGTTCTCATCAGACGAACGGTTGTCGGGCCGCGGCGGCGGCTCGGGCGGGTTGCGGAGGATGCGTGCGGCCATCGGCTCAAGCGTTGCTACAGGCGGACTGATCGTGATTGGCTTGCTGTTCTGCTAAAATATGGCCTATTACGGTGAGCAGGGCCTCGAAACAATCGCGTGCGGACATCCGAAAAGCCATCGGCAGCCGTTCCAACCGGCGCCACCCGGCCCACGTTCGCCGAGCCGCCGCACGACCCACGCGACCCGACGATTGACGCCTTTCGGGCGGGTCTGCCACGATGGCGTTTTCGCGGCTCACTTTGCCCCCGCTCATTCCGCTCAACCGAACAGGCTCCCTACGACGATGCCCGCGATGACCGAAGAGGCCTTGCTGCTCGACGACCTCTCGGCCACCGGCGCCGATTTTCACCGTCGCGGCTGGTCGCTCGCCACGAGCAGCAACTTCAGCGTCCGCGTCGGCGACGACCCGCTCGAGTTGATGATCACCAAGAGCGGCAAGGACAAGGGCCGGCTCGGGCGTGAGGATTACGTGCGGGTTGGCGTCGACGGCCGCCCCACTGAGTCAGGCGCCGCCAAATCGTCGGCCGAGACCATGCTGCACGTGGTGCTGGCCGACGCCGCCGGGGCCGGCTCGGTGCTCCACACCCACTCGGTGTGGGACGCCGCCACGGGCGAGCGCGGCCTCGAGGCGGGCGGGGTGGAGATCGCCGGCTACGAGATGCTCAAGGGCCTCGACGGGATCGCCACGCACGACACGGCGAAATGGATCGACGTGTTCCCCAACACGCAAGACATCCCCCGGCTGGCCGAGGAGGTGCGGGCGCGGCTCGCCGACCCCCAACGGCCGATGCAACACGGCTTCCTCATCCACCGCCACGGGCTGTATGCTTGGGGGGCCGACATCGCCGCCGCCCGGCGGCACATCGAGGCCTTTCAGTACCTGTTCGAATGCGAAGCGCGCCGCCTCGCCGCCTGTTCCTGACTCCCATTCCTTCTCAGCAGAGCCCCGCCATGGCCACCGTACGCGTCGCCGGTACCGACACCGCCGTGAGCGACCCCGAGCAGGTCGCCGAGCTGCTCGCCCCGCTGGGCATCTGGCACGAGTGCTGGCCCGTCGAAGGCCGCAT contains these protein-coding regions:
- the mtnB gene encoding methylthioribulose 1-phosphate dehydratase encodes the protein MPAMTEEALLLDDLSATGADFHRRGWSLATSSNFSVRVGDDPLELMITKSGKDKGRLGREDYVRVGVDGRPTESGAAKSSAETMLHVVLADAAGAGSVLHTHSVWDAATGERGLEAGGVEIAGYEMLKGLDGIATHDTAKWIDVFPNTQDIPRLAEEVRARLADPQRPMQHGFLIHRHGLYAWGADIAAARRHIEAFQYLFECEARRLAACS